A single window of Nicotiana sylvestris chromosome 3, ASM39365v2, whole genome shotgun sequence DNA harbors:
- the LOC104245884 gene encoding oleosin H2-like, translating to MAEQHQRHQQQQQMQVGHPTEAIKNLLPQRGPSKSQVLAVVTLFPVGGALLCLAGLTLAGTLIGFAVATPVFLLFSPVLVPAALTIALAVTGFLTSGAFGITALSSLSWIINYMRRIRGPAGEQMEHGKRRVQDTAGHMGQRVGQKIQETART from the coding sequence ATGGCTGAGCAACACCAGCGCCACCAGCAACAGCAGCAGATGCAAGTTGGCCACCCGACGGAGGCAATCAAGAACCTTCTTCCTCAAAGGGGTCCCTCTAAATCCCAAGTCCTTGCTGTCGTCACTCTCTTCCCTGTTGGTGGGGCCCTCCTCTGCCTTGCTGGACTGACGCTCGCCGGAACTCTCATTGGGTTTGCCGTCGCTACGCCGGTCTTCTTGCTGTTCAGCCCGGTTCTCGTCCCGGCGGCCCTGACGATCGCGTTGGCCGTCACTGGATTCTTGACTTCTGGCGCCTTTGGAATCACGGCGCTGTCGTCGCTCTCGTGGATTATTAACTATATGAGGAGAATAAGAGGTCCAGCTGGAGAGCAGATGGAGCATGGAAAGCGGAGGGTGCAGGACACTGCTGGTCATATGGGACAGAGAGTCGGCCAGAAGATTCAAGAAACTGCTAGAACTTGA